A region from the Rufibacter sp. DG15C genome encodes:
- a CDS encoding AsmA-like C-terminal region-containing protein yields the protein MVGRRKKIARYFLWSLGGLVLVLGLAAGTIYLYQDKIIQLFVAEANKHIKTKVAVEKIEVSLWEKFPQVAITLQNVEITEALKGSTAPLAKLKNIHSTFSLWDFLWGEYRIREIYLEEGEVRVKVLPNGEVNYRFYQSADTSQTDKLSFDLQGITLRKVRVLYEDAPAKQHYDVQAHLMNAALTMQEPVVTIQLKGNARVNTILIAGDEYLQQKEITLGSQIALDTERNHVTLASSELRVGKGQYQFAGTIDYAHETQLDLNLEGKNTDIQSLVALLPRHVTKAFAQYQSEGDVYFKGTVKGETSAQKNPFIQVSFGCRGASFFHPEYKEKLEQVSFAGSFTNGTQRNSQSSTVALRNIKGQLRGKPLSGEFVYKNFKDPDVQAQLKADLDVAHVFGLFPVKDVKNGSGRALVNFAFAGNLRAFKANPSGPSIKTSGEVQLQNVSLQFRQHPLPFKGMQGTFQVRKNDVAISGLKGKIGDTDFLVNGFLKNMLGYLFLDKQRLRVEADFSTRYLNLDQLLAASTTAPPVKRPSGKVDAYGYALNMPANLELDINAAVSSLKFRRFRAKQLQGNVLLKNQVISSPNIAMQVVGGRFQVKGSVDARQPLIKINSTAHIQDIKVDSLFYAFENFGQAFITQRHLHGTLTAQINSELFFDHNLNARPGLMQAEIATTLRNGQLLNWAPMQKMSIFINRNELANLRFSEIKNNFYIQNRTIYIPEMEIKSSTSRFNNITLSGMHTFDQQMDYKLKIPLSGATKAKRDKDERFGIIATTTTASPNLFLTIKGKEGNFKVAYDQERVKTKIAADLKTEKQELKELFQGKKKEEKKTVKPATEYFDF from the coding sequence GTGGTAGGAAGAAGAAAAAAGATAGCGCGGTATTTCCTTTGGTCTCTGGGAGGGCTGGTTCTAGTATTAGGACTGGCGGCCGGCACTATCTATCTCTACCAGGACAAGATCATTCAGCTGTTTGTAGCGGAGGCCAACAAGCACATCAAAACCAAAGTGGCTGTTGAGAAGATAGAAGTATCGCTTTGGGAGAAATTCCCGCAGGTGGCCATCACGCTCCAAAACGTAGAAATCACCGAAGCCCTCAAAGGCAGCACCGCTCCACTGGCCAAGCTTAAAAACATACACAGCACCTTCAGTCTCTGGGACTTTCTCTGGGGCGAATACCGCATCAGAGAAATCTACTTAGAAGAAGGCGAGGTGCGCGTAAAAGTCCTGCCCAACGGCGAGGTCAACTACCGCTTCTACCAATCTGCAGACACCAGCCAAACCGACAAGCTCTCCTTTGACCTACAGGGCATCACACTGCGTAAAGTACGCGTGCTCTATGAAGATGCGCCCGCCAAGCAACACTATGACGTCCAGGCGCATTTGATGAATGCCGCGCTCACGATGCAGGAACCCGTGGTGACCATTCAACTCAAAGGCAATGCCCGGGTGAATACCATCCTGATTGCGGGGGATGAGTACCTACAACAAAAGGAAATCACGCTGGGTAGCCAAATAGCCCTAGATACAGAGCGCAATCACGTAACCCTAGCCTCTTCTGAACTACGGGTGGGCAAAGGACAGTACCAGTTTGCCGGCACCATAGACTACGCCCATGAGACGCAGCTAGACTTGAACCTAGAAGGGAAGAACACAGACATACAATCCTTAGTAGCCTTGTTGCCGCGTCACGTTACCAAAGCGTTTGCCCAATACCAAAGCGAGGGTGACGTCTATTTTAAAGGCACCGTGAAAGGCGAGACGTCCGCGCAGAAGAATCCGTTTATTCAGGTGAGCTTCGGGTGCCGCGGGGCATCCTTCTTTCATCCAGAGTACAAAGAGAAGCTGGAGCAGGTGAGCTTTGCCGGAAGCTTTACCAACGGTACCCAGCGCAACAGCCAGTCGTCTACAGTAGCCTTGCGCAACATCAAAGGCCAATTGCGCGGCAAGCCACTCTCGGGGGAGTTTGTATACAAGAACTTTAAGGACCCAGACGTACAGGCCCAGCTGAAGGCAGACTTGGACGTGGCGCACGTTTTTGGCCTGTTTCCGGTAAAAGACGTCAAAAATGGAAGTGGCCGTGCTTTGGTCAATTTTGCTTTTGCCGGGAACCTGCGCGCGTTCAAAGCCAATCCCAGCGGACCCAGCATCAAGACCTCCGGCGAGGTGCAGTTGCAAAACGTGAGTCTGCAGTTCAGGCAACACCCATTGCCGTTCAAAGGCATGCAGGGAACGTTCCAAGTGCGTAAGAATGACGTGGCCATCTCTGGCCTCAAAGGTAAGATTGGCGACACAGACTTTCTGGTGAACGGCTTCCTTAAAAACATGCTGGGCTACTTGTTCTTGGACAAGCAACGCCTGCGCGTAGAGGCAGACTTCTCTACCCGTTACCTTAACCTAGACCAGTTGCTGGCTGCCTCTACCACCGCTCCGCCGGTCAAGCGGCCCTCAGGCAAGGTTGATGCGTATGGGTATGCCTTGAACATGCCCGCCAATCTAGAGTTGGACATCAACGCGGCGGTGAGCAGTTTAAAATTCAGACGGTTTAGAGCCAAGCAACTGCAGGGCAACGTTCTTTTAAAGAACCAGGTCATCTCTTCGCCCAATATTGCCATGCAGGTGGTGGGTGGCCGCTTTCAAGTAAAGGGAAGCGTAGATGCGCGTCAGCCGCTCATCAAAATCAACTCTACGGCGCACATCCAGGACATTAAGGTAGACAGCCTGTTCTATGCGTTTGAGAACTTCGGGCAGGCCTTTATCACCCAGCGGCATTTGCACGGCACCTTGACAGCCCAGATCAACTCTGAGCTGTTTTTTGACCATAACCTTAACGCGCGGCCAGGCCTCATGCAAGCTGAGATTGCCACCACCCTGCGCAACGGGCAGTTGCTTAACTGGGCGCCCATGCAAAAGATGAGCATTTTCATTAACCGGAACGAGCTGGCCAACTTGCGCTTCTCAGAAATCAAGAACAATTTCTACATTCAGAACCGCACCATCTACATTCCAGAGATGGAAATCAAGTCCAGCACCAGCCGGTTCAACAATATCACGCTGTCTGGCATGCACACCTTTGACCAGCAGATGGACTACAAGCTCAAGATTCCACTGTCAGGTGCCACCAAAGCCAAACGCGACAAAGACGAACGCTTTGGCATCATCGCCACCACCACAACGGCCAGCCCCAACCTGTTCCTCACCATCAAAGGTAAAGAGGGCAACTTTAAAGTAGCCTATGACCAGGAGCGCGTCAAAACCAAAATAGCGGCAGACCTCAAAACCGAAAAGCAGGAACTGAAAGAACTCTTCCAGGGAAAAAAGAAAGAAGAGAAGAAGACTGTCAAACCCGCCACCGAGTACTTTGATTTTTAA
- a CDS encoding isocitrate/isopropylmalate dehydrogenase family protein: protein MTTVTLIPGDGIGPEITEAVKAIFKAAQVPITWEEENAGQTTFDSMGELIPQTLIDSLERTRIALKGPITTPVGKGFKSINVQLRQKFDLYSNVRPAKTTAGVKTRFENVNLVLFRENTEGLYAGLEMYDERLGISDSVARVTVVGCHKIVRAAFAYADKNKLKVTVAHKANILKSAGRLMLEAAADVSKEFPNVVWDDKIIDNMCMQLVTKPEQFQVVVTTNLFGDILSDLCAGLVGGLGVVSGANVGDDMAIFEAVHGSAPDIAGQGLANPTALLRSGIMMLQHMGLQKEADSIEDALEKTLLDKNCCTRDLGGTASTSEFAQHIISNL from the coding sequence ATGACAACCGTTACCCTTATTCCCGGCGACGGGATAGGTCCTGAGATCACAGAAGCCGTAAAGGCGATCTTTAAAGCCGCACAAGTTCCTATTACCTGGGAAGAAGAAAACGCCGGACAGACCACCTTTGACAGCATGGGTGAGTTGATTCCGCAGACGTTGATTGACTCCCTAGAGCGTACCAGAATCGCTTTGAAAGGCCCTATCACCACGCCGGTGGGCAAAGGCTTCAAAAGCATAAATGTGCAACTGCGCCAGAAGTTTGATTTGTACTCAAACGTGCGTCCTGCCAAAACCACAGCAGGTGTAAAAACCCGCTTTGAGAACGTGAATCTGGTCTTGTTCAGAGAAAACACGGAAGGGCTGTACGCCGGTCTGGAGATGTATGATGAGCGCCTGGGTATCTCTGACTCTGTTGCCCGCGTGACGGTAGTGGGTTGCCACAAGATTGTGCGCGCCGCCTTTGCTTACGCAGACAAGAACAAATTAAAGGTGACCGTGGCCCACAAAGCCAACATCTTAAAGTCTGCCGGTAGGTTGATGCTGGAGGCCGCTGCTGATGTGTCTAAAGAATTCCCGAACGTGGTGTGGGATGACAAGATCATTGACAACATGTGCATGCAGCTGGTGACCAAGCCAGAGCAGTTCCAAGTGGTGGTGACCACTAACTTGTTCGGGGATATCCTGTCTGACCTGTGTGCCGGTTTGGTAGGCGGTCTGGGCGTGGTATCTGGTGCCAACGTAGGCGATGACATGGCCATTTTTGAGGCGGTGCACGGCTCTGCCCCAGACATTGCGGGTCAAGGCTTGGCCAACCCAACGGCTCTGTTGCGCTCAGGCATCATGATGCTTCAGCACATGGGCTTGCAGAAAGAGGCAGACAGCATTGAGGACGCCTTAGAGAAGACTTTATTAGACAAAAACTGCTGCACCCGTGATTTGGGTGGTACGGCCTCTACCTCAGAGTTCGCGCAGCACATTATTTCAAACTTGTAA
- a CDS encoding serine hydrolase, producing the protein MKKSLHRFLPFLLAGVIACQSNSSTTSQSAGSTAKVYYPGSGDNWETRKPEEVGMDAELLAQAVAYAQTQETKRPKDFSDQEQVFGKLLGPIPNDRAATNGIILKNGYIVAEWGDTQRADPTYSIAKSFLSTILGITVDKGIIKDVQDPVANYIKDGGYDSEHNRKVTWHHHAQQTSEWEGELFGKSHTFVGKEEFGSGERKPRALQEPGTFYEYNDVRINRLSLSLLRLWKKPLPEVLKEQIMNPIGASNTWQYLPYKNSYVDVDGKQLPSVSGGTRWGGGLWINTRDEARFGYLFLRKGKWKNKQLVSEKWIQQALTPGPHGPDYGYLWWLNTQKKQWPAAPATSYAALGAGSNTIWVDPEHDIVVVWRWHQTNGNEFFKRILAAVK; encoded by the coding sequence ATGAAAAAATCTCTCCACCGTTTCCTGCCTTTCCTGCTAGCAGGAGTAATTGCCTGCCAATCCAATTCCAGCACAACTTCCCAATCTGCCGGCTCAACCGCCAAAGTTTATTACCCCGGCTCCGGTGACAATTGGGAAACCAGAAAGCCCGAGGAGGTGGGCATGGACGCGGAATTGTTGGCGCAGGCAGTGGCGTATGCGCAGACGCAGGAGACTAAGCGGCCGAAGGATTTCTCTGATCAGGAACAGGTCTTCGGGAAGTTGCTGGGGCCTATTCCCAATGACCGGGCGGCTACCAACGGCATCATCTTAAAGAACGGCTACATTGTGGCGGAGTGGGGAGACACCCAACGCGCTGACCCTACCTACAGCATCGCCAAAAGCTTCTTGTCTACCATTCTGGGCATCACCGTGGACAAAGGCATAATTAAGGACGTGCAGGACCCGGTGGCCAATTACATCAAAGACGGTGGCTATGACTCTGAGCACAACAGAAAAGTAACCTGGCACCACCATGCCCAGCAGACCAGCGAGTGGGAGGGAGAGCTTTTTGGGAAGAGCCACACCTTTGTGGGCAAAGAGGAATTTGGAAGCGGCGAACGCAAGCCGCGCGCCTTGCAAGAGCCCGGCACTTTTTATGAGTACAATGACGTGCGCATCAACCGGCTGTCTTTGTCCTTGCTACGCCTCTGGAAGAAACCCCTGCCCGAGGTCCTGAAAGAGCAGATCATGAACCCCATCGGTGCGTCCAATACGTGGCAGTACCTTCCCTATAAAAACTCTTATGTGGACGTAGACGGCAAACAACTGCCCAGCGTGAGCGGTGGTACCCGCTGGGGCGGCGGTCTCTGGATTAATACAAGAGATGAGGCCCGCTTCGGGTACCTGTTTCTGCGCAAGGGCAAATGGAAAAACAAGCAGCTGGTCTCTGAAAAGTGGATACAGCAAGCGCTTACGCCTGGCCCGCACGGTCCCGACTACGGATACCTCTGGTGGCTCAACACCCAGAAAAAACAATGGCCAGCCGCGCCCGCTACCAGCTACGCCGCCCTGGGTGCCGGTTCCAATACCATTTGGGTAGACCCCGAGCATGACATTGTGGTAGTATGGCGCTGGCACCAGACCAACGGCAATGAGTTCTTTAAGCGTATTCTGGCGGCGGTGAAGTAA
- the coaE gene encoding dephospho-CoA kinase (Dephospho-CoA kinase (CoaE) performs the final step in coenzyme A biosynthesis.), which translates to MLKIGITGGIGSGKSIVCRCFQLLGVPVYDSDARAKWVMNCDPELREGLIATFGDETFDAQGQLNRPYLAQKAFHDKEELTKLNVLVHPQVRKDFFRWLENHSDAPYILKEAALMFESNAYTQVDHVLTVSAPVVLRQRRTLARDTQRTAQEVEAIMHKQLSEEERLQRSQFVIYNDDQQLVLPQVIQLHQTFLALASEAKPVQ; encoded by the coding sequence ATGCTCAAGATTGGCATAACCGGCGGTATTGGGTCAGGCAAAAGCATTGTCTGCCGTTGCTTTCAATTGCTGGGTGTGCCGGTATATGACTCAGACGCCCGGGCCAAATGGGTGATGAATTGTGACCCAGAGCTGCGCGAGGGACTGATTGCCACCTTCGGGGATGAGACGTTTGATGCCCAAGGCCAACTCAACAGGCCGTATCTGGCGCAAAAGGCCTTCCATGACAAAGAGGAGCTCACCAAACTCAACGTCCTGGTGCATCCTCAGGTACGCAAAGACTTCTTCCGCTGGCTGGAAAATCACTCAGACGCACCTTACATTCTAAAAGAAGCCGCCCTGATGTTTGAGTCCAATGCTTACACGCAGGTGGACCATGTGCTCACGGTCTCAGCGCCCGTAGTCCTGCGCCAGCGCAGAACCTTGGCCAGAGACACGCAGCGCACTGCGCAGGAAGTTGAAGCCATCATGCACAAGCAGCTCTCAGAGGAAGAGCGTCTGCAGCGGTCTCAGTTCGTGATTTACAACGATGACCAACAACTGGTACTGCCCCAAGTAATACAACTCCATCAAACCTTTCTGGCCTTGGCCTCAGAAGCCAAGCCCGTCCAGTAG
- a CDS encoding DUF1573 domain-containing protein, with product MKKQFVIAMLLSAGFWTAGCEKKQETETSTTTTTEQTAPVSTVATNDPATNPNVASAEQVNPNAPKPVMTFKETEFDFGTIKQDKKVEHTFTFTNTGKSPLVIENATASCGCTVPEWPKEPVAPGATGNIKVVFDPAGKAGQQSKQITITANTDPQVNQLLIKTNIVGTVPQAGAAGPVRTN from the coding sequence ATGAAAAAGCAATTTGTAATCGCAATGCTTCTGAGCGCCGGTTTCTGGACCGCCGGTTGTGAGAAAAAGCAGGAAACTGAAACATCTACCACCACTACTACAGAGCAGACTGCCCCTGTAAGCACGGTTGCCACCAATGACCCGGCCACCAACCCTAACGTAGCCAGCGCCGAGCAGGTGAACCCTAACGCGCCTAAGCCTGTGATGACGTTCAAAGAAACGGAGTTTGACTTTGGTACCATCAAGCAGGATAAAAAAGTAGAGCACACCTTCACGTTCACCAACACAGGTAAATCGCCGTTAGTGATTGAGAACGCCACCGCTTCTTGCGGTTGTACCGTGCCTGAGTGGCCTAAGGAGCCGGTTGCCCCAGGAGCTACTGGTAACATCAAAGTAGTATTTGACCCAGCCGGAAAAGCAGGTCAGCAGTCTAAGCAGATCACCATTACCGCCAACACAGATCCGCAGGTAAATCAATTGTTAATCAAGACCAACATTGTGGGTACTGTGCCGCAGGCTGGTGCTGCAGGCCCGGTGCGTACAAACTAA
- the yajC gene encoding preprotein translocase subunit YajC encodes MLTILLQASPLGAGGLSNILFFGVIILVFYFFMIRPQQKKAKDQKKFRDELKKGMNVVTIGGLHGRLLSIDEDTVWIEVDKGIKLKFDKSAVAVEATSRVNKPTAETAA; translated from the coding sequence ATGTTGACGATACTTTTACAAGCCAGCCCGCTAGGGGCTGGTGGACTTTCTAACATCCTGTTCTTCGGGGTGATTATTCTGGTGTTTTATTTCTTCATGATCAGGCCCCAGCAGAAAAAGGCCAAAGACCAGAAGAAGTTCAGAGACGAACTGAAGAAGGGGATGAACGTGGTCACCATTGGTGGCCTGCACGGCCGGTTGCTCAGCATTGATGAGGACACCGTCTGGATTGAGGTAGACAAAGGCATTAAGCTGAAGTTTGACAAATCGGCGGTAGCCGTGGAGGCAACCAGCCGCGTGAACAAGCCTACCGCAGAAACTGCCGCTTAA